From Hartmannibacter diazotrophicus, a single genomic window includes:
- the rseP gene encoding RIP metalloprotease RseP codes for MNVVLGLYNGLIGTIVPFLFVLLVVVFFHELGHFLVARWCGVKVKAFSIGFGPELFGFNDSKGTRWRLAAIPLGGYVKFVDDLNPASAPTGETPVQLAPEDEAGRFQTKSIGRRAAIVAAGPIANFLLAIAIFTVFFMAYGKMVFPPEVGAVMPDSAAAEAGFQPGDQIVSIDGSKIRIFEDIQRVVSTSANETLTFGIERNGRSITLQAAPQWQELDDGFGNKMRIGLLGIKPVEDSAQLERFDLFSAVGEATFRCYDIMSRSLGYIANVVRGIEKPDQLGGPIRVAQISGEVATLGFAALVNLAAVLSVSIGLINLFPIPLLDGGHLMFYALEALRGRPLSERAQGLGFQIGLAIVLAMMLFATWNDIARGINIG; via the coding sequence ATGAACGTCGTCCTGGGACTGTACAACGGGTTGATCGGCACGATCGTGCCGTTCCTTTTTGTGTTGCTCGTTGTCGTCTTCTTTCATGAACTCGGTCACTTTCTTGTCGCGCGCTGGTGCGGCGTCAAGGTGAAGGCCTTCTCGATCGGCTTCGGCCCGGAACTCTTCGGGTTCAATGATTCGAAGGGAACGCGCTGGCGCCTCGCGGCCATTCCCCTCGGCGGCTATGTAAAGTTCGTCGACGACCTCAATCCGGCCAGCGCGCCGACCGGCGAGACGCCGGTCCAGCTTGCGCCCGAAGACGAGGCCGGCCGTTTCCAGACCAAGAGCATCGGACGGCGGGCGGCGATCGTCGCGGCAGGTCCGATTGCGAATTTCCTTTTGGCGATCGCCATCTTCACCGTTTTCTTCATGGCCTACGGCAAGATGGTCTTCCCGCCCGAGGTTGGCGCTGTCATGCCCGACAGCGCGGCCGCCGAGGCGGGCTTCCAGCCGGGCGACCAGATCGTCTCGATCGACGGCAGCAAGATTCGCATCTTCGAGGACATCCAGCGTGTTGTCAGCACCAGCGCCAATGAGACCCTGACCTTCGGCATCGAGCGGAACGGCCGGTCGATCACGCTGCAGGCGGCGCCGCAGTGGCAGGAACTCGACGACGGCTTCGGCAACAAGATGCGCATCGGCCTGCTCGGCATCAAGCCGGTGGAAGACAGCGCCCAGCTGGAGCGCTTCGACCTCTTCTCGGCGGTCGGCGAGGCGACCTTCCGCTGCTATGACATCATGTCCCGCTCCCTCGGCTACATTGCCAATGTCGTCAGAGGGATCGAGAAGCCCGATCAGCTGGGTGGCCCGATCCGGGTGGCGCAGATTTCCGGAGAGGTGGCGACGCTGGGCTTTGCCGCTCTCGTCAATCTGGCGGCGGTTCTGTCGGTCAGCATCGGGTTGATCAATCTCTTTCCGATTCCGCTGCTCGACGGCGGGCACCTGATGTTCTATGCCCTGGAGGCGCTGCGCGGACGTCCGTTGTCCGAGCGCGCTCAAGGGCTTGGCTTCCAGATCGGACTGGCCATCGTGCTTGCGATGATGCTCTTTGCGACCTGGAACGACATCGCACGGGGGATCAATATCGGCTGA
- the bamA gene encoding outer membrane protein assembly factor BamA, whose protein sequence is MRSFFKVMKVVAIAAMVATAVPVVGDGLPLIGSTAAHADVVRSISVRGNTRVDASTITSYITIKPGRTFGPLDVDASTKALFDTGLFSDVKIASARGVLLVTVVENPIIGRVAFEGNDKYDDKTLAAIAELKPRSVLTDAKVQTDTQRILELYRRNGRYNASVEPQIIDRGENRVDLIYKIDEGPRTEISKITFIGNKAFSDGRLQSVIQSRESGILGWLRTSDNYDPDRLSSDQEALRQFYYRHGYADFRVISAVADFDRDQNAFFITFTVDEGQQYTFGDIKVESTLKDLDAAKLQKDARTVPGSVYNSDQVQKTLEDMTLAVTSKGYAFAQVRPRGERDYDAHTISITYYVDEGARTYIERINVIGNTRTKDEVIRREFDLAEGDAYNQVLIDKAERRLNNLGYFSSVRIFSEQGSAPDRVVVNVQVEDKSTGEISIGGGYSTDAGFIAQVSLSEQNFLGRGQQVKIAAGRGEDTQTYSLSFTEPYFLGRRLAAGFDIFRDSIGSTTDRLHPYDEIVTGGTLRFGIPLTEELTLGLNYNISQSDISNIHPAYTTPAFGGTGAASLVVPEKRLTSSVGYSLTYNTIDNFQMPREGIFAKFSQEGAGVGGDAQYLKTTIQADYYKEFLPDYGMIGHLGAKAGHVMGLGQDLAYTDHFRMGNDLVRGFSTGGIGPRDATTGYTLGGQFYVGGTAETIFPMPLIPADLGFYGSLFADAGTVWDVDSGTVSSTGATVIGDDASIRASVGFGVLWQSPFGLLRANFAVPVSKDSADKTQIFSFSGGTKF, encoded by the coding sequence ATGAGATCATTCTTCAAAGTGATGAAAGTCGTAGCTATCGCGGCAATGGTCGCTACGGCGGTTCCTGTTGTTGGCGACGGCCTTCCGCTTATCGGCAGTACTGCTGCTCACGCGGATGTGGTCAGAAGCATTTCGGTCCGCGGCAATACCCGTGTCGATGCGAGCACAATTACCTCCTACATCACCATCAAGCCCGGCCGGACCTTCGGTCCGCTCGACGTCGATGCTTCGACCAAGGCGCTCTTTGACACCGGTCTTTTCTCGGACGTGAAGATCGCCTCGGCCCGCGGCGTTCTGTTGGTGACCGTGGTCGAGAACCCGATCATCGGCCGTGTCGCCTTCGAGGGGAACGACAAGTACGACGACAAGACCCTTGCCGCGATCGCCGAGCTCAAGCCTCGCTCCGTTCTGACGGACGCCAAGGTCCAGACCGACACTCAGCGCATTCTGGAACTCTATCGCCGCAACGGCCGCTACAATGCGTCGGTCGAGCCGCAGATCATCGATCGTGGCGAGAACCGCGTCGACCTCATCTACAAGATTGACGAGGGTCCGCGCACCGAGATCTCCAAGATCACCTTCATCGGCAACAAGGCGTTCAGCGACGGTCGCCTGCAGAGCGTGATCCAGTCCCGCGAATCCGGCATTCTCGGCTGGCTGCGGACGTCCGACAACTACGATCCCGATCGCTTGAGCTCCGACCAGGAAGCCCTGCGTCAGTTCTACTATCGTCACGGCTATGCGGACTTCCGCGTGATCTCCGCCGTCGCCGATTTCGACCGCGATCAGAACGCCTTCTTCATCACCTTCACGGTCGATGAGGGCCAGCAGTACACGTTCGGCGACATCAAGGTCGAATCCACTCTCAAGGACCTCGATGCAGCCAAGCTGCAGAAGGATGCCCGCACGGTTCCAGGCAGCGTCTACAATTCGGACCAGGTCCAGAAGACGCTTGAGGACATGACGCTGGCAGTGACTTCCAAGGGCTATGCCTTCGCCCAGGTCCGTCCGCGCGGTGAGCGTGACTACGACGCCCACACCATCTCGATCACCTACTATGTCGACGAGGGCGCCCGCACCTACATCGAGCGCATCAACGTCATCGGCAACACCCGCACCAAGGACGAGGTGATTCGCCGCGAGTTCGATCTGGCCGAGGGTGACGCCTACAATCAGGTACTGATCGACAAGGCCGAGCGCCGGCTCAACAATCTCGGTTATTTCAGCAGCGTTCGCATCTTCTCCGAACAGGGCTCCGCTCCGGACCGGGTGGTCGTGAACGTGCAGGTCGAAGACAAGTCCACCGGTGAAATCTCCATCGGCGGCGGCTACTCGACCGATGCCGGCTTCATCGCGCAGGTGTCGCTGTCCGAGCAGAACTTCCTCGGCCGTGGCCAGCAGGTGAAGATCGCGGCGGGTCGTGGCGAGGACACCCAGACTTACAGCCTGTCCTTCACCGAGCCCTATTTCCTCGGCCGCCGACTGGCCGCCGGGTTCGACATCTTCCGTGACTCCATCGGCAGCACGACCGATCGCCTGCACCCCTATGACGAAATCGTCACCGGCGGCACGCTGCGCTTCGGTATCCCGCTGACCGAGGAACTCACGCTCGGCCTGAACTACAACATCTCCCAGTCCGACATCAGCAACATCCATCCGGCCTACACGACTCCCGCTTTCGGTGGCACGGGTGCCGCCAGCCTGGTTGTTCCGGAAAAGCGCCTGACGTCGTCGGTTGGCTACTCGCTCACCTACAACACCATCGACAATTTCCAGATGCCGCGTGAAGGCATCTTCGCGAAGTTCTCGCAGGAAGGTGCCGGTGTCGGCGGTGACGCGCAGTATCTCAAGACGACGATCCAGGCGGACTACTACAAGGAGTTCCTGCCTGACTACGGTATGATCGGTCACTTGGGTGCCAAGGCCGGCCATGTCATGGGTCTTGGCCAGGATCTCGCCTATACCGACCACTTCCGCATGGGCAACGATCTGGTGCGCGGCTTCTCGACGGGCGGCATTGGTCCGCGCGACGCGACGACGGGCTACACGCTCGGTGGCCAGTTCTATGTCGGCGGTACGGCGGAAACGATCTTCCCGATGCCGCTGATCCCGGCAGACCTCGGCTTCTACGGCTCGCTCTTCGCCGACGCCGGCACGGTCTGGGACGTCGACAGCGGGACCGTGTCCTCGACCGGCGCGACCGTCATCGGCGACGATGCCTCCATTCGTGCCTCGGTTGGCTTCGGTGTTCTCTGGCAGTCGCCCTTCGGTCTGCTGCGAGCGAACTTCGCGGTGCCGGTGTCGAAGGATAGTGCCGACAAGACCCAGATCTTCAGCTTCTCCGGTGGCACGAAGTTCTGA
- the lpxD gene encoding UDP-3-O-(3-hydroxymyristoyl)glucosamine N-acyltransferase: protein MSDPKFFHPVRSLTAAEIAEFVGGTLASGDPETRIDAVAPIGDAGPGQLTFLDNPRYAPQLRETRAAICICAAKYAAMAPEGVAVIVAAAPYRASAQVVQALFPDATKLKGSFGNEGIHPSAVVDPSARLEAGVTVEPGAVIGPEVEIGSGTVVCANAVIGKGVRIGRDGYVGPGASVLYALVGNRVILHPGCRIGQDGFGFAMGPGGHLKVPQIGRVIIQDDVEIGANTTIDRGSNRDTIIGEGTKIDNAVQVGHNVVVGRHCVIVSQSGISGSTRLDDYVALGGQAGLSGHLHIGMGAQVAGNSGVADDIPAGERWMGSPAKPIRQFMKETRTLRKLAAAASGEKDSD from the coding sequence ATGTCCGATCCAAAGTTCTTCCATCCCGTTCGCAGCCTGACAGCCGCTGAAATTGCCGAATTTGTCGGTGGCACCTTGGCGAGCGGCGATCCGGAAACGCGGATCGATGCGGTGGCGCCGATCGGCGACGCGGGCCCCGGCCAGCTCACCTTCCTCGACAATCCCCGTTATGCGCCGCAACTGCGCGAGACCCGGGCTGCCATCTGCATCTGCGCTGCGAAATACGCCGCGATGGCGCCCGAGGGCGTCGCGGTCATCGTGGCGGCCGCGCCCTACCGCGCCAGCGCCCAGGTCGTGCAGGCGCTCTTCCCGGACGCCACGAAACTGAAGGGTTCCTTCGGCAACGAGGGCATTCACCCAAGTGCTGTGGTCGATCCGTCTGCCCGGCTTGAAGCGGGCGTGACGGTCGAGCCCGGAGCGGTGATCGGTCCCGAGGTCGAGATCGGTTCGGGCACCGTCGTCTGCGCCAATGCCGTGATCGGCAAGGGTGTGCGCATTGGGCGCGACGGCTATGTCGGTCCGGGTGCCAGCGTTCTCTACGCGCTTGTCGGCAACCGCGTGATCCTGCATCCGGGGTGCCGGATCGGTCAGGACGGCTTCGGCTTTGCCATGGGGCCGGGCGGCCACCTGAAGGTGCCGCAGATCGGCCGCGTCATCATCCAGGACGACGTCGAAATCGGTGCTAACACGACGATCGATCGCGGGTCGAACCGCGACACGATCATCGGCGAGGGAACCAAGATCGACAACGCCGTGCAGGTTGGGCACAACGTCGTCGTCGGGCGCCATTGCGTTATCGTCTCGCAGAGCGGCATTTCCGGCAGCACGCGGCTCGACGACTATGTGGCGCTTGGTGGCCAGGCGGGCCTGTCCGGCCACCTGCATATCGGCATGGGCGCCCAGGTTGCCGGCAACAGCGGCGTTGCCGATGATATTCCTGCCGGAGAGCGCTGGATGGGATCGCCCGCCAAGCCGATCCGGCAGTTCATGAAGGAAACAAGAACGCTGCGCAAACTTGCGGCGGCAGCCAGTGGAGAAAAGGACAGTGACTGA
- the fabZ gene encoding 3-hydroxyacyl-ACP dehydratase FabZ, producing the protein MDIMRLLELLPHRYPFLLIDRVIDVDGDESGVGIKNVTINEPHFTGHFPAAPVMPGVLMIEGMAQTAGAMCVASREGNATPKLVYFMTVDKVKFRKPVGPGDVVEYHLKKIKKRGNMWWYYAEAKVAGVKVAEAELSAMLVDA; encoded by the coding sequence ATGGATATCATGCGGCTCCTGGAACTGTTGCCGCATCGCTATCCTTTTCTTCTAATCGACCGCGTGATCGATGTCGACGGTGACGAATCCGGCGTCGGCATCAAGAACGTGACGATCAACGAGCCGCATTTCACGGGACATTTCCCCGCGGCGCCGGTGATGCCGGGCGTCCTGATGATCGAAGGCATGGCGCAGACCGCCGGCGCGATGTGCGTGGCCTCGCGAGAGGGCAACGCGACGCCCAAGCTCGTCTATTTCATGACGGTCGACAAGGTGAAGTTCCGCAAGCCGGTCGGACCGGGGGACGTCGTCGAATATCACCTCAAGAAGATCAAGAAGCGGGGCAACATGTGGTGGTACTACGCCGAGGCAAAAGTGGCCGGCGTGAAGGTGGCCGAGGCCGAGCTCAGCGCCATGCTTGTTGACGCGTGA